aatcaacattatgccacaaatgctatcgattgagcttaaagaccaaagtatactttggtcagacAGGACGCGTGACGCAATTCTCTTTATCGGCAGAGAGCTCGAGCGCTAAACGCGCAAAGCCCAATTttgtgcctggaattatttgcacaaattagtGCATCCAAAAGCATCAATATGCATATTTGAGTCATTGttgctcttttgctcagttttggtctcaaaatcatctttggagggcgggtttTGAAATTAGGGGCATAGCTAATTCAAAGGCTCAGTAGGCCTAACTtgaaagcttcagaacgctaAAATGGCTTACAGCattttaatgcattaagtatcatgaaataacaattaGCAATATcttctttacagcatttattagtctTTGATAATATtggttaagagatataaaaatcttcattattAGTTCACGTTAGTTCCTAGTGCATTAAAGAATCTTAATATATATGCAACATtcgaaaatgtttatatatgtgttaaaatgaacattaaccaagattaataaatgctgtagaaggtgttttaattgttagttcatgttaataacTGTTATTCGACTGTAAGCAGACACAGAGCGTTCACGTCaaaatcaaagtatactttgggcttaacttGTAATcaactcggaatattcctttaatggcttCGAACTCTTTATGAACAATTTACTGAAATCCTTATGGATagtaaaattaatgaaaaaaattgtTACGGATCCAAGATGGTTGAAAacgtgggtgggcactgttgctaCTGGTTACTgaatttatttgttaatataCTTATATGCACATACAACTGCAATTAAATGACTTCTATTAATTGGtcattcattattttacattatacaaGATGATAACAAAGTATCATTCAAATAGCTTAGTTAATCAATTCTGTAACTCAATGGCCTCTGTGATACCTAATAAATTTGAAATCTCTTTAGTCATCTCATGGTGTATTTGGGGGTCAACGACACAGACAGTTTACCTCAGGGTATAGCCGTGCATCCCATTCCCCATCCAAAATTTGAAAACAAGCCAGGCCATGATATCATGCTTCTAAAGGTACTGTATAATGCTTCACAATAAACACAAGCATCACCTAGAAACATGGTCTTTAACCACATGAAACGCTTGATGTTGCCAGAATATAATTTCACcctaattaatcaaattaaatgagTTTATTTACCTATTAACAACACCAAATGCAGGGGTTATCTTCTCAATAACTTCACTTGTCTTTCCTTTCAGCTCAAAACCCCAGCAACTTTGAACAAGACTGTGAAAACCATCACCCTGCCTGAAACTGAGAATGAGGAAATCTCAAAGAACTGCTTGGTCATGGGTTGGGGCTGGCAGTATTACAATAAGGAGTCTCCATCAAGGGTCCTCAAAGAAGCCAATGAGACTCTCATTGACTCCAAAAACTGTGGCTCAGCTGACATCATCTGCACTGAAGCATCAAATGGGCCAGCTTtggtgtgtatttatttaatgtgACATCACATATTCTGTTCAACCTATTAAATAAACAGTGTATTCTGACAATTATGGATAATCAAACACATCATTTCATCCTCAGGGAGACTCTGGAGGCCCACTTGTTTGTGGGAATGTTGCCCAGGGAATTGTATCTTATTACATAAATGAGTCAAGTACCATCTACCGCTCAATGTACACTCATATTGCACATTACCTTCCATGGATTCATCGTACCATGGAGAAACCTACTCAGCGGCCACATGAAACATGGAAAGGGAAGCTGGATAAACTCTGCAAAAACTGAGCTTCTGCAGTATCAAAATAATGTGCATCACTATTCTATTAAAAGTCTATTAAAACACATTACACGTTATCCATGTCTTCATTCTACAAGATATAATTGTAAATTTCCTATGCTGTGTTGGTCTCCATATCCGCAAAACAGCCTGTTGGTTTACAAATCTCTAATCTCAGTGCTGTTAGATCAGTAAAACTAATCTAAATGCAGTGGGGTGCAATTTCTAAAACTATCTTCCTGATTTGGGTCCATTGAATCACTGTATAAAAGCCAAAGATGACGTTTCAGTTGTTCACAGAGCGTGACTGAGCTGTATCTGCAATGGGCATCCTTTGTCTTATAGCTACTCCGCTATGGCTGCATTCCTGCTCTCCAGGTAAAAAGCTCATCTTCCTGTATGTATGAGACTACAGTAACTGCATTAGACATTTTTTTCAGAATACATAGAagcaaagaaaaaacatttatttgttttcctccatgcattcttttaagtttatatttgcatacattacacatatactgtacaagaAAAAGATTTGTAAATGCAACGAATGTAAGCTACTTGTCTTACAAAATGGTCTTTCCTAGGTGTCTGTGTACATCATGGTATTGTTTGTGGAACTATCTCCATTCCACACAGCTGACCATACACGGTCTGCATTAAGGACTTgaagacaaaacaataaaacatgtgGTGGTTTTTTGGTAAGAGAGCGTTTTGTGATGACATCTGACAGCTGTGATGAGTAACTGAAATTAAATGCACATCTGTTCTGCAACTCTCATACATTGTCCTTTGTGTAATTATTaaacatgtatatatttgttAGCTCTGTAGTCATCTCATGGTGTATTTGGGGGTCAATGACAAACAGTTTACATCATGCTTCTAAAGGTAACATAATACTACTTTTCATTAGATAGtcattaaattgcatttttttttttttaattcagggaATACAAATACCTTTTAACTTGTGTAGAGTTTATCTGTTAAAGCAAGACCTTTACACATTTTCCCCTTCAGCTTAACACCTCGACAAGCAAAACAAGAAAAAGAACCAGTCACTGCGTTTGCTTTAAAACTGAGCCATTTAATAATGGGTAGGTCAGTCATTGCATGAACAAATTAATGTACAAGTTTACAACTGTCCCCATCTCATGTCTAACTCTAATACATTAGTGAACCAGGACCtcatccgtttttttttttttttttggtgtagtTATGCTCACCTCTTTAGAAGTCCTCTACCTTTATCTTAATGAGGCAATTTGATCTctaaatattataaatgtttcaaatgtacatggctaatgaaaatcccagaaaataacatttgagacaaaattcttatttagcatttttggttTTCTTTAAGGTCATATCAAAAAAATTTCAATAgctgtaataataa
This region of Xyrauchen texanus isolate HMW12.3.18 chromosome 48, RBS_HiC_50CHRs, whole genome shotgun sequence genomic DNA includes:
- the LOC127639565 gene encoding granzyme G-like; this encodes MGILWLIATLLLVHSCSPGVCMHHGIVGGKVSIPHSRAYMVYIRDSETKTACGGILVREDFVMTAAHCNRNHLMVYLGVNDTDSLPQGIAVHPIPHPKFENKPGHDIMLLKLKTPATLNKTVKTITLPETENEEISKNCLVMGWGWQYYNKESPSRVLKEANETLIDSKNCGSADIICTEASNGPALGDSGGPLVCGNVAQGIVSYYINESSTIYRSMYTHIAHYLPWIHRTMEKPTQRPHETWKGKLDKLCKN